The Polycladomyces subterraneus genome has a segment encoding these proteins:
- a CDS encoding ATP-binding protein — protein MTEEFQRLDFDNFTLEGRPSLIHQAYAYAKAYVEDFEEIKETRKNSIAFLGIPGCGKTHLLMAISNNLMRKGVGVLYFPWVEGFNELKDNLGDLDERVRQMQRVPVLFIDDLFKGRKKPTDFQLEQLFAIINYRYFNHLPILVSSERDFDQICDINEGIGSRIYEMCKHYTVVLRGEPNLNYRFEDEDWSG, from the coding sequence ATCACTGAGGAGTTTCAGCGGCTGGACTTCGACAACTTCACCCTTGAAGGCCGTCCTTCACTTATACATCAGGCGTATGCATACGCTAAAGCATATGTGGAGGACTTCGAGGAGATCAAAGAGACACGAAAAAACAGTATCGCTTTTCTAGGCATACCAGGTTGCGGTAAAACTCACCTGCTGATGGCTATCTCCAACAATCTGATGAGAAAGGGAGTCGGCGTTCTCTACTTCCCATGGGTGGAAGGCTTCAACGAACTGAAAGACAACCTTGGGGATCTTGATGAACGGGTTCGACAAATGCAGCGTGTTCCGGTTCTGTTCATTGATGACCTTTTCAAAGGCCGGAAGAAACCGACGGACTTTCAGCTTGAACAGCTTTTCGCCATTATCAACTACCGTTACTTTAATCACTTACCTATCCTTGTTTCCTCCGAGCGGGACTTTGACCAAATCTGTGACATCAATGAGGGCATCGGATCACGGATTTACGAGATGTGCAAGCATTACACGGTGGTCCTTCGTGGTGAACCCAATCTGAATTACCGGTTTGAGGATGAGGACTGGAGCGGATGA
- a CDS encoding RusA family crossover junction endodeoxyribonuclease produces the protein MNDPIRSSGPVCSGPTDDISREAITPGTVPRYDGPVAVKMVIYLWKHGKEGDIDNMQKTILDALNGIAWTDDRQVMEVFARKHYVNSPNDECVLVSVTNYTPEKEVVDSA, from the coding sequence GTGAATGATCCAATTCGTAGTTCCGGGCCGGTGTGTTCCGGCCCCACGGATGACATATCGCGGGAAGCGATCACCCCAGGTACGGTTCCTCGGTATGATGGCCCGGTGGCCGTGAAGATGGTTATTTACTTGTGGAAACACGGGAAGGAAGGCGACATCGACAACATGCAAAAGACGATCCTGGACGCGCTGAACGGCATCGCATGGACCGATGATCGGCAAGTGATGGAGGTATTCGCCCGGAAGCATTACGTAAACTCACCGAATGATGAGTGTGTGTTGGTATCAGTCACCAATTACACACCCGAAAAAGAGGTGGTCGACAGTGCTTAA